The Actinomycetes bacterium sequence GCGGCGCTCTCGGCCGACGGCGTGACCGCGATCGAGGACATGTACCACGTGGACCGCGGCTACCAGGACCTCGAGGGCAAGCTCACGGCCCTCGGCGCCGTCGTCCGCCGCGAACGCGAGCTCTCGCCGGCCCTCTCGTGACCCGCGCGCGTCTGGGCGCGCTCCTCGCGCTGCCCCTGTTCCTCGTGATCATGCTGCCCGTCGGCGCCGCGGCGACCCGCAACCCGACGCTGTTCGTCCCGCGAGCGTTCGTGATCCGGGTTCCGGATGTCTCCTTCGAGGAGCTGCTGTCGGTTCCTCAGGTGCACGCCCTCGCCGCGTCGGGCGGAGCCGCTCTCATGAGCGTGCAGGGGGCCCGGTGGACGAAGGCTCCGGTCGACTGCGGAGGCGGGCTGATCCCCGGCAAAGGAGCCACGGCGTTCCGCTGGGTGTGCCCGAGCGACGGCGACCTCGCGGCGATCGGACCGCGGATCCGTGACATCGTCTCGGGCACGGGAGCCGACGAGGTTCTCGTGGTCGTGACGTCGCCGAGCTCCTCGGCCGGCATGCGTGCCGAGAACGACGAGCTGCACCCGATCGTGATCGCGACGGGCAGCCCGACCGAGGTCTTCCGGGCTCGAGGTTCGGCTGGGTCGCTCACCTCCGACTCGACCCGGCGCGGAGGCGTCGTCACGGACGGCGACCTGATCCCGACGATCGCCGACTTCCTGGGCGTCGACCCGCCCGCCGATTCGGTCGGCTCGCCGATCGAGGTCGTCGAGGGGCCGCCGCCGTTCGAGCTGCACGACCGGTACCTCGCCCAGCGACGGATGTACGTCCCGATCGGGACCGCCGGAGCCCTCTACGTCACCCTCATGGGCCTCCTCGCGATCGCGGGGGTATGGCTCGGCAACGCGACGGCGTGGCGCCTTCGGCGCGTCGTGGGATGGGGATCCCTGTCGGTCGCAGCGCTCGCGAGCGGCCTGCTCGCCGCCGGGCATCTGCCTGAGCTGTCGTACGCCACGGTGGTGCCGTTCGTCGCGTTGGTGACCGTCTTCGGAACGCTGGCGTTCGCGCCGCTCGAGCAACGCGACGTCCTGCTCGTGCCGGCGGGGATCGGGGTGGCGGTGCTCGCGTTCTTCGCGATCGAAGCGGTCCTCGGATGGACGGCGGCGCTCACGCCGTTCGTCGGCGGATCCGAGCTCGACGGCGGCCGGTTCTACGGCCTGCCGAACGTCTTCGTCGGTCTGCTGATCGGATCGTCGCTCTGGGTTGCGCAGCGGCTGCGGACGAGCGTCGGCTTCGCGCTGATCGTGGCCGTCGGGCTGTTCGCCGGGATGCCGTTCGCCGGCGCGAACCTCGGGGGCTCCGTTTCGCTGTTCGCGGCTGCCGGGCTCTGGCTCGCCGTGCGCGAACGCGAACGTCTCGGCGTGTGGAAGGGGATCGGCGCGGTCGTCGGCGTGACCGTGCTCGGGACCGCCGTCGTGCTGGTCGGCCACGCGATCTCTCCGATAGAGACGCACGTCACGAGGTTCGAGGGGCAGGTGGGCCTCGCGGGCGCGTTCGAGCGGTTCGGCGACCGGCTCCGGGTCGGACTCGACTTGGTCGCGCGGAACCCGTTCGCCCTGGTCCCGGTGATCGGGCTGCCGGTCGCGATCGCGGCCGTCCTTCGTCCACCCGGCGGCCTGCGCGCCGTCCTCGAACGCGACCCGGCGTGGCGAGACGCGATCCTCGTGACGCTGCTTGCCGGGGTCGTGGCCTACGTCGCGAACGACTCCGGTCCCGCGGCGGCGGGCTTCGCGTTCGGCCTGGGGCTGGGCGGGCTGCTGGGCGTGTCGCTCCTGTCGGGAGCCAGGAAGATAGGGGAGCCGTGAGCATCGAGCCGCACGTCCCACCCCGCCCGGACAGCCTGCACCCGCCTCCGCCGGCGCCCGCCCGTCCGGACACGCGCGCCATCGGGCGGCCTCTCGCGACGTGGAGCTGGCTCGAGGCCGTCGGGATCTACGTCGTCGCGTTCCTCGTCGCGGGCATCGCGACGCTCCCGCTCATCGGCCTCGTGGACGAGGACACCGACCTCGCCACCATCGTCGTCACCACGATCGCGGCGCTCGTGATCGTCGGCGTGCTCGTCGCGTGGCTGTCGATCCGCCACCGCGGATGGCCCGCGGTGATGGGGGTGCCGCAACGCGGGGCGTGGAGGCGAGCGGTCGGCGCCGGCGTCCTGTTCGGGATCGGTCTGTACCCGGTGATGGTCGTCGTCGTCGGGGGTCTGCTCGTGGTCGTGTTCGAGGCGATCTCGGGCCAGCGGGTCGAGGCGCCCGAACAGGTCGGCCAGAACCTCTCCGCGGTCGGGACCGCCATCACGATCGTGTACGCGATCGCGATCGCTCCGGTCGGCGAGGAGCTGTTCTTCCGCGGGGTGCTGTTCCGAACGCTGCGCGACCGGCACGGGTTCGTCGTCGGGGCGATCGGCTCGGGGCTCGGCTTCGGCTTGATCCACTTCATCCCGGGTCCCGCCGTGGACGCCGCCCTCCTCATGATCGTGATGTTCTTCACGGGCGTGGCGCTCGCGTTCGTCTACGAGCGCCGCGGGACGATCGTCACGCCGATCGCCGCACACGTCACGTTCAACGTGATCGGCATCGTGCTGATCCTGGGGCTCCGGTAGGAGAGGCCATGGCCGTGTTCCCGAGCGCCGAATGGCTTGCGCGGTACCGAGAGGTGATCAACGGCTCCGAGGAGTACCGCGCCGCCGCCGCGACGTGGGAGGGCGACGTCGCCTTCGTGCTCGAGGCCGAGCCGGACCGCGGGGTCCCGGACGACCTGGTCGCGTGGCTCGATCTGTGGCACGGCGACTGCCGGGGTGCGCGTATGATCACCGACGCCGAGGGCGAGAAGGCCGCGTACGCGATCACCGCTCCCTACTCCCTGTGGCGAGAGGTCCTAGCGGGTGCGCTCGATCCCGTGAAGGGCATGATGCAGGGCAAGCTGAAGCTCCGCGGAGATCTGCCCACCATCGTTCGGCACGTGCGCGCGGCCAACGAGCTCGTGCGCCTTGCCACGCTCGTGCCGACCGAGTTCCTGGGCGACGGCTGAGCGACGGTCGACGTGCGAGCGGTCGTCTTCCGGGACGTCGGTCGGGTCGAGGTGAGTGAGGTTCCCGAACCGCACCTCTCCGAGCCAACGGACGCGATCGTTCGCGTCACCAGGACCGCGATCTGCGGATCGGACCTGCACCTGCTGCACGGCAAGGCGCCGCTCGAGCCGGGGGACACGATGGGCCACGAGGCGGTGGGCCTGGTGGAGGCCGTCGGCTCGGACGTCGAGCGGTTCGCCGTGGGGGACCGCGTCGTCGCGGCGTTCGACATCGCGTGCGGCGCGTGCTGGTTCTGCCGGAAAGGGCAGACACAGCTCTGCGACACGTTCGAGATCCTCGGTTACGGCATCTTCGGGGGCAACCTCGGGGGAGCGCAGGCCGAGCTCCTGCGTGTTCCCGTCGCCGACGTGAACCTGCTTCGTGTTCCGGCCGGCATGGACGACGAGCACGCGCTGTTCGTCGGCGACGCCCTGACGACGGGCGTCTACGCGGCGGGGATCGCCCGGATCGGCAGCGGCGACACCGTTGCCGTGGTGGGCGCGGGACCGGTCGGCTTCTTCTGCGTGCAGGCGGCTCGCGCGGCCGGAGCCGCCGAGGTCCTGGCGTTGGATCTCGAGCCGTCGCGGCTCGCGCTCGCCGAGCGCGTCGGCGCCGTCGCGATCGACGTGTCGGCGCGGAACGCCCGAACGGCCGTCTACGAACACACCGACGGACGCGGGGCCGACGTCGTCCTGGAGGCGGTCGGCTCGCTGTCGGCGCTGGATCGGTCGCTCGACGTCGTGCGTCGCGGCGGCACGGTCGTCGTCGTGGGTGTGTACGCGAGCGAGATCCTCCAGGCGCAGGTGGGGGTCTGGTGGGCTCGCGCGCTCGACATCCGGTTCACGGGGACGACGCCGATCCACGCGTGGTGGGAGCGCGCGATGGCCGAGGTCGAGTCCGGGCGGATCGACCCGATCCCGCTCATCTCGCACCGGCTGCCGCTCGATGAGGCCGCCCGCGGATATGAGCTGTTCGACACGCGGCAGGCGACGAAGGTCCTGCTCGAGCCGTGAGCGCGGTCCTCGCCGTCCCTGAGCCGTGAGGGTCACGTTCGCGCAGGCCGAGCCGAACGGCCTCGCCGACCTGGTCGGCCGCCTGATCCAGGCGAACCTCGCCCGACACCCCGAACGCCGCCGGCTGGTCCGATCCGCCGCGGTCGTCGAGCTCACCGCGTGGGACGCGGACACGAGCGCGACGATCCGACTCGGCGCGAACGGCATCGACGTCTCGAACGGGACGGCGGGCCCGACGGCGCACCTGCGCGTCCTCGCCCGGGCGAACGACCTGCTCGAGCTCGCGGCGGCGCCGCTCCGGTTCGGCCTGCCCGACGCGTTCGACCCGCGCGGGCGGGCGGTGCTCCGGAGCCTCGCCATGCGCGACGTGCGGGTGTCGGGCATGGTCCGCCACCCCGTCCGGCTCTCCCGGTTCACGCGGCTCCTCTCGGTGGCGCCGTAACCGCCCC is a genomic window containing:
- a CDS encoding type II CAAX endopeptidase family protein codes for the protein MSIEPHVPPRPDSLHPPPPAPARPDTRAIGRPLATWSWLEAVGIYVVAFLVAGIATLPLIGLVDEDTDLATIVVTTIAALVIVGVLVAWLSIRHRGWPAVMGVPQRGAWRRAVGAGVLFGIGLYPVMVVVVGGLLVVVFEAISGQRVEAPEQVGQNLSAVGTAITIVYAIAIAPVGEELFFRGVLFRTLRDRHGFVVGAIGSGLGFGLIHFIPGPAVDAALLMIVMFFTGVALAFVYERRGTIVTPIAAHVTFNVIGIVLILGLR
- a CDS encoding SCP2 sterol-binding domain-containing protein, with amino-acid sequence MAVFPSAEWLARYREVINGSEEYRAAAATWEGDVAFVLEAEPDRGVPDDLVAWLDLWHGDCRGARMITDAEGEKAAYAITAPYSLWREVLAGALDPVKGMMQGKLKLRGDLPTIVRHVRAANELVRLATLVPTEFLGDG
- a CDS encoding alcohol dehydrogenase catalytic domain-containing protein — encoded protein: MRAVVFRDVGRVEVSEVPEPHLSEPTDAIVRVTRTAICGSDLHLLHGKAPLEPGDTMGHEAVGLVEAVGSDVERFAVGDRVVAAFDIACGACWFCRKGQTQLCDTFEILGYGIFGGNLGGAQAELLRVPVADVNLLRVPAGMDDEHALFVGDALTTGVYAAGIARIGSGDTVAVVGAGPVGFFCVQAARAAGAAEVLALDLEPSRLALAERVGAVAIDVSARNARTAVYEHTDGRGADVVLEAVGSLSALDRSLDVVRRGGTVVVVGVYASEILQAQVGVWWARALDIRFTGTTPIHAWWERAMAEVESGRIDPIPLISHRLPLDEAARGYELFDTRQATKVLLEP